Proteins from one Syngnathus scovelli strain Florida chromosome 9, RoL_Ssco_1.2, whole genome shotgun sequence genomic window:
- the si:ch211-269k10.4 gene encoding uncharacterized protein si:ch211-269k10.4 isoform X1, whose amino-acid sequence MACSHEKMEIHQNEQGLSEDVEKFPRVVRYKATKFEEDEIWASHDLLRNRMEMLGCLQVVSGVPSVGIGFTLAIGLSINESLATLFRVSHMTGMLFIFAGIVSCMLERYPVLLNVSLIINSVCVIFALPGLGLIIADLIQWKYRKLDSMMAMELCILGLQLLVSIILCVWISKVKSGKNKPIC is encoded by the exons ATGGCTTGTTCACATGAGAAAATGGAGATCCACCAAAATGAGCAAGGCCTGTCCGAAGATGTTGAGAAATTCCCGAGGGTGGTACGGTACAAAGCCACAAAATTCGAAGAGGATGAAATTTGGGCTTCGCATGACTTGCTCCGGAATAGAATGGAGATGTTGGGG TGCCTGCAAGTTGTCAGCGGAGTGCCCAGTGTTGGAATTGGTTTTACGCTGGCCATAGGCTTGAGTATAAATGAGTCGCTCGCCACGCTCTTCAGAGTTTCTCACATGACTGGAATGCTT TTCATTTTTGCAGGAATTGTTTCCTGCATGTTGGAAAGATATCCAGTATTGCTAAAT gtgTCCCTCATCATCAACAGCGTTTGTGTCATTTTTGCATTACCCGGCCTTGGTTTAATAATTGCTGACCTGATACAATGGAAGTACAGAAAACTTGATTCGATG ATGGCGATGGAACTTTGCATTTTGGGATTGCAGCTTCTGGTCAGTATAATTCTCTGCGTGTGGATCTCCAAAGTGAAAAGTGGCAAAAATAAACCAATTTGCTAA
- the si:ch211-269k10.4 gene encoding uncharacterized protein si:ch211-269k10.4 isoform X2 encodes MACSHEKMEIHQNEQGLSEDVEKFPRVVRYKATKFEEDEIWASHDLLRNRMEMLGCLQVVSGVPSVGIGFTLAIGLSINESLATLFRVSHMTGMLVSLIINSVCVIFALPGLGLIIADLIQWKYRKLDSMMAMELCILGLQLLVSIILCVWISKVKSGKNKPIC; translated from the exons ATGGCTTGTTCACATGAGAAAATGGAGATCCACCAAAATGAGCAAGGCCTGTCCGAAGATGTTGAGAAATTCCCGAGGGTGGTACGGTACAAAGCCACAAAATTCGAAGAGGATGAAATTTGGGCTTCGCATGACTTGCTCCGGAATAGAATGGAGATGTTGGGG TGCCTGCAAGTTGTCAGCGGAGTGCCCAGTGTTGGAATTGGTTTTACGCTGGCCATAGGCTTGAGTATAAATGAGTCGCTCGCCACGCTCTTCAGAGTTTCTCACATGACTGGAATGCTT gtgTCCCTCATCATCAACAGCGTTTGTGTCATTTTTGCATTACCCGGCCTTGGTTTAATAATTGCTGACCTGATACAATGGAAGTACAGAAAACTTGATTCGATG ATGGCGATGGAACTTTGCATTTTGGGATTGCAGCTTCTGGTCAGTATAATTCTCTGCGTGTGGATCTCCAAAGTGAAAAGTGGCAAAAATAAACCAATTTGCTAA
- the LOC137840603 gene encoding uncharacterized protein isoform X2, with amino-acid sequence MRKTFVSDDSMIINISIRKDSEGWGYVMPREFKCVFRDVFKVFAYNGFPKPLGAAQCVAGVTFFSLGLIYPSILRADIFILLPSIWFVLCGMLTYAAGSVPNMRLTKVSFCLNIISFLESTVLLCLFLLNRALYWGDAEHESKLQMGIRVTAYVLLLVESLIALFLIYWESKAVCRQYFNTLPIIQLRQEEDKHDSTKQSDKIN; translated from the exons ATGAGGAAGACGTTTGTGAGTGACGACTCCATGATCATCAATATTTCCATCAGGAAAGATAGCGAAGGATGGGGCTACGTTATGCCACGAGAATTTAAGTGTGTGTTCCGAGACGTTTTTAAGGTTTTTGCTTACAATGGATTCCCAAAACCTCTTGgg GCAGCACAATGTGTTGCTGGAGTGACATTTTTCAGTCTTGGTCTGATATATCCTTCCATTCTACGTGCTGACATTTTTATCCTTTTACCAAGCATTTGG TTTGTGCTTTGTGGAATGTTGACCTATGCGGCGGGAAGTGTTCCCAACATGCGTCTG ACCAAGGTGTCATTCTGTCTGAACATCATCAGCTTCCTGGAGTCCACCGTGTTACTTTGTCTCTTTTTGCTCAACCGCGCCTTGTATTGGGGGGATGCCGAGCACGAGTCCAAG CTGCAAATGGGAATCAGGGTGACAGCGTATGTCCTGCTTTTGGTGGAAAGCTTAATTGCCTTATTTCTGATCTACTGGGAGAGTAAAGCAGTGTGCAGGCAATATTTCAATACGCTG CCCATTATTCAGCTGAGACAGGAGGAGGACAAACATGATTCAACAAAACAATCCGACAAGATCAActga
- the LOC137840603 gene encoding uncharacterized protein isoform X1 has protein sequence MRKTFVSDDSMIINISIRKDSEGWGYVMPREFKCVFRDVFKVFAYNGFPKPLGAAQCVAGVTFFSLGLIYPSILRADIFILLPSIWFVLCGMLTYAAGSVPNMRLTKVSFCLNIISFLESTVLLCLFLLNRALYWGDAEHESKLQMGIRVTAYVLLLVESLIALFLIYWESKAVCRQYFNTLRSRSKRQMSSSTPPGHSQLRSRQSKLISHRQASVFI, from the exons ATGAGGAAGACGTTTGTGAGTGACGACTCCATGATCATCAATATTTCCATCAGGAAAGATAGCGAAGGATGGGGCTACGTTATGCCACGAGAATTTAAGTGTGTGTTCCGAGACGTTTTTAAGGTTTTTGCTTACAATGGATTCCCAAAACCTCTTGgg GCAGCACAATGTGTTGCTGGAGTGACATTTTTCAGTCTTGGTCTGATATATCCTTCCATTCTACGTGCTGACATTTTTATCCTTTTACCAAGCATTTGG TTTGTGCTTTGTGGAATGTTGACCTATGCGGCGGGAAGTGTTCCCAACATGCGTCTG ACCAAGGTGTCATTCTGTCTGAACATCATCAGCTTCCTGGAGTCCACCGTGTTACTTTGTCTCTTTTTGCTCAACCGCGCCTTGTATTGGGGGGATGCCGAGCACGAGTCCAAG CTGCAAATGGGAATCAGGGTGACAGCGTATGTCCTGCTTTTGGTGGAAAGCTTAATTGCCTTATTTCTGATCTACTGGGAGAGTAAAGCAGTGTGCAGGCAATATTTCAATACGCTG AGGTCACGTTCAAAACGGCAAATGAGCTCTTCCACTCCTCCGGGACACTCCCAGCTACGTTCACGCCAATCAAAACTCATCAGTCATCGCCAAGcttctgtttttatttga